In Stieleria varia, one genomic interval encodes:
- a CDS encoding sigma-54-dependent transcriptional regulator, which translates to MSTTQQSVLVVDDEPSICWAFEKMLSQDGHRVYTASSAEEGLEKAAEHAPDLIILDVRLPNEDGITALPKFLQASRNAPVIVITAFGDLETAVSAVKNGATDYLTKPFALQDASRACRQALLKSASRETSRATPRATGPMNVDPSVLVGRSPAMQQVFRQIALVAESDLSVLITGETGTGKELVAAAIHRHSRRSDGPYVPIAPVALNPDLIESELFGHVKGAFTGAADDRAGLFERAETGTVLLDEIGDLPLGIQVKLLRVLEQGQFSRVGDVRPMSADVRILAATNCDLHDAVARGDFREDLFHRLTGMQIHLPPLRERPEDIAALCLYFLESMKYTAADEAIDETLLAELAERPWYGNIRELRNAIEHAAVVARGRRLIINDFPPAKPGRDPSSRNSFGQATLDQMVRQWAKTMLQDLQPDTQTLHADFLAATEPPLFDELLKHTAGNRAKAAELLGIHRGTLRERLRAYGMDEAT; encoded by the coding sequence ATGAGTACGACACAACAGTCGGTTTTGGTGGTCGATGACGAACCCTCGATCTGCTGGGCATTCGAAAAGATGCTCAGCCAAGATGGGCACCGCGTCTACACGGCATCTTCGGCCGAGGAGGGACTGGAGAAGGCAGCCGAGCACGCCCCGGATCTGATCATCTTGGATGTCCGTTTGCCAAATGAAGACGGCATCACAGCGCTTCCGAAGTTCTTGCAGGCGTCTAGAAATGCCCCCGTGATTGTGATCACTGCTTTTGGCGATTTGGAGACAGCGGTATCGGCTGTGAAGAACGGTGCGACGGACTATTTGACCAAGCCGTTCGCACTGCAGGATGCTTCGCGGGCGTGCCGACAGGCGTTGTTGAAATCGGCCAGTCGCGAGACTTCCCGGGCAACTCCTCGAGCGACCGGTCCGATGAACGTCGACCCCTCGGTGTTGGTCGGTCGATCACCCGCGATGCAGCAAGTGTTTCGTCAGATCGCGTTGGTTGCCGAAAGCGATTTGTCGGTTTTGATCACCGGTGAGACCGGCACCGGCAAGGAACTGGTTGCCGCCGCGATTCATCGACACAGTCGGCGATCCGACGGTCCCTACGTTCCCATCGCGCCGGTGGCCTTGAATCCTGATTTGATTGAAAGTGAGTTGTTCGGTCACGTCAAAGGTGCGTTCACGGGAGCGGCGGATGATCGCGCCGGGTTGTTTGAGCGAGCCGAGACGGGAACGGTTTTGCTGGACGAGATCGGAGACTTGCCGCTGGGAATTCAAGTCAAGCTGTTGAGGGTGCTGGAGCAAGGCCAGTTCAGTCGAGTGGGCGATGTCCGACCGATGTCGGCGGACGTGCGAATCCTTGCCGCCACGAACTGTGATTTGCATGACGCCGTTGCCAGGGGGGACTTTCGTGAAGATCTCTTTCATCGTTTGACTGGCATGCAAATTCATTTGCCACCGCTGCGTGAGCGGCCCGAAGACATCGCTGCGTTGTGTTTGTATTTTTTGGAGTCGATGAAGTATACCGCTGCTGACGAGGCCATCGATGAAACGCTTCTCGCTGAGCTTGCTGAGCGACCGTGGTACGGAAACATACGTGAGCTACGCAACGCGATCGAACATGCGGCCGTGGTCGCTCGCGGTCGTCGCTTGATCATCAACGATTTTCCGCCGGCGAAACCGGGACGTGATCCATCATCGCGAAATTCCTTTGGTCAGGCGACACTCGACCAGATGGTGCGTCAATGGGCAAAGACCATGCTGCAGGATTTGCAACCTGATACGCAAACGTTGCACGCTGATTTTCTGGCGGCAACGGAACCGCCGTTGTTCGATGAGTTGCTCAAGCATACGGCCGGCAACCGCGCAAAAGCGGCCGAGTTGCTTGGCATCCATCGTGGTACGTTGCGTGAACGCTTGCGGGCTTACGGAATGGACGAAGCCACGTGA
- a CDS encoding CsgG/HfaB family protein has product MFNTRSILCAAITLVLAFCGHLSAAEPKLPVSAAILPFESRGDVAEQAAQVTQLLLANLITSESVMLVERQAIDEVFEELKLSKSGAVKASDAVRVGELSGAKLLITGSVLQVNGDLYLIAKVIGTETSRLAGASVKGAENADLGTLVEQLAAEINQVVAQKAESILPKTISVDDWIQQAKKTLKGKKLPSVTVAVTEQHLGQQTFDPAAQTEMERLLTELGFNVIASDSAAAIRADILIKGEALSQFATSRSDLVSVKCRVETQVTHQADGNVLTSDSETTMSIGLAEQLAAKQGLQDAAQQLVKRLIAKLVK; this is encoded by the coding sequence ATGTTCAACACGAGATCCATTCTCTGCGCAGCCATCACATTGGTGCTGGCGTTTTGCGGTCACCTTTCAGCAGCCGAACCAAAGCTGCCGGTTTCCGCTGCGATCTTGCCCTTTGAAAGCCGCGGCGATGTTGCTGAGCAAGCCGCGCAGGTGACGCAGCTGCTCCTGGCAAACTTGATCACGTCGGAAAGCGTGATGCTGGTGGAACGCCAAGCAATCGACGAGGTGTTTGAAGAATTGAAACTCAGCAAGTCCGGCGCCGTCAAAGCCTCCGACGCTGTCCGAGTCGGCGAATTGTCGGGCGCAAAGCTGTTGATCACCGGTAGCGTTTTGCAAGTCAACGGTGACCTGTACTTGATCGCAAAAGTCATTGGGACAGAAACAAGCCGCTTGGCCGGAGCATCAGTCAAAGGAGCCGAAAACGCCGATTTGGGAACTTTGGTCGAACAGCTTGCCGCCGAGATCAATCAGGTGGTCGCCCAGAAAGCCGAATCGATTCTGCCCAAGACAATCTCGGTCGATGATTGGATTCAACAGGCAAAGAAAACACTCAAGGGCAAGAAACTACCGTCCGTCACGGTCGCCGTCACTGAACAACACCTCGGACAGCAAACCTTTGATCCAGCAGCGCAAACGGAAATGGAGCGACTGCTGACCGAACTGGGTTTCAACGTGATCGCATCCGACAGCGCCGCTGCGATCCGAGCCGATATCTTGATCAAAGGCGAAGCATTGTCGCAGTTTGCCACCAGCCGATCCGATCTCGTCTCCGTCAAATGTCGCGTCGAGACGCAAGTCACACATCAAGCGGATGGCAATGTATTGACTTCCGACTCGGAAACGACGATGTCGATCGGACTTGCCGAACAGCTTGCCGCCAAACAGGGACTTCAGGACGCCGCCCAACAACTGGTCAAGCGTTTGATTGCGAAGCTCGTGAAGTAG
- a CDS encoding serine/threonine-protein kinase, whose product MVALNQSFIDASIDAEPSLLDGLTEDQQTRLTEQLDRYLVGLENGQPLDVDELSRANPDIAPVFHAYLEKLNALYGVAVGFNAQNFNASGIDESLAAIATGTMQLGDFTITREIGRGGMGIVYEAMQESLNRRVAIKLLPIASLLDSKQIVRFKNEAHAAGLLQHPNIVPVHSVGSEKGIHYYAMQLIDGESVDAWLAKHESSSGYDAGVRGGMERTDWRTILKWTIDIADALHAAHETGVVHRDVKPSNLMLDQNEKIWITDFGLARCQTEVSLTRSGDVIGTMRYMSPEQARGQTALVDSRTDVYSLAATAYEMLTLRPAHQGNDAPTILKMIDQHEITPLRQLRSDLPRDLETVIAKALSKNRDGRYETGADFADDLRRVLSGEPTMARPPTVLDRIGRLASRYRTTVLSVAAVGLLGLVGLATSTAMIANQMRVSEANANRAFRNEQLWRDAVDRLGSQMAELLEGIPAAGPVRSTLLKETLGYYQTFAAIADNDPSSKQDIAITFGKIGGLQSELGETADAIDSLRRSETLYAELAESDDSIRPDWATSQNNLAQALAKSGQLAEAARFFARAIGSQREWLAAENLADTERHQARLALATTLNNLGLLLADSMAIDEAEKTYLEAVSLLETDPRRAADAETQQQLATVFSNLSGLLAKQAPERAIDYAGRALSQQTDALESDPGNAKLATQVVVTLNTLGASQSSAGQLDEAIDTFGRGIEIARQLLVRWPDQPTYQRDLVIGLNHLGLAYSQMGELQRAAQTFQEALDQGRPLALEFGSDAEIQSMLGGVLNNLGFLQQQLGQNEAASVTYQDAIKAQSLAVRLAPEVKRYRQFLRKHRENYRAVTNGRGDS is encoded by the coding sequence ATGGTCGCCCTCAATCAGTCTTTCATTGATGCCAGCATCGACGCCGAGCCGTCTCTTTTGGACGGGCTGACGGAGGATCAGCAAACACGGCTGACGGAGCAATTGGATCGATACCTTGTCGGTTTGGAAAACGGCCAGCCGTTGGACGTGGATGAGCTTTCGCGGGCGAACCCGGACATTGCACCGGTCTTCCATGCGTACCTTGAGAAACTCAATGCATTGTATGGCGTGGCTGTGGGTTTCAACGCGCAGAATTTCAACGCATCGGGGATCGATGAATCTCTTGCGGCGATCGCGACGGGCACGATGCAACTGGGTGATTTCACGATCACGCGAGAGATCGGCCGAGGCGGGATGGGCATCGTTTACGAAGCGATGCAGGAATCGTTGAATCGTCGCGTGGCGATCAAGCTGTTGCCGATCGCTTCTTTGCTCGATTCCAAGCAGATCGTGCGATTCAAGAACGAAGCTCACGCGGCCGGATTGCTGCAGCATCCCAACATCGTCCCTGTTCACAGCGTCGGCAGTGAAAAGGGAATCCACTACTACGCGATGCAGTTGATCGACGGCGAGTCGGTGGACGCGTGGTTGGCCAAACATGAATCGAGCAGCGGATACGATGCCGGCGTGCGAGGCGGGATGGAACGCACCGATTGGCGGACCATTCTGAAATGGACCATTGATATCGCGGACGCTTTGCACGCGGCGCACGAGACGGGGGTCGTGCACCGCGACGTCAAACCATCCAACTTGATGTTGGACCAGAATGAAAAGATTTGGATCACAGACTTTGGCCTGGCGCGGTGCCAAACAGAGGTATCACTGACGCGGTCGGGTGATGTAATCGGTACGATGCGATACATGAGCCCAGAGCAGGCTCGGGGCCAAACGGCTTTGGTGGACAGTCGTACGGATGTTTATTCGCTGGCGGCCACTGCCTACGAGATGCTGACATTGCGACCGGCTCACCAGGGAAATGACGCGCCGACCATTCTGAAAATGATCGACCAGCACGAGATCACGCCGTTGAGGCAGTTGCGCAGCGATCTGCCCAGAGATTTGGAAACGGTGATCGCCAAAGCGCTTTCCAAAAACCGGGACGGCCGGTACGAAACAGGAGCCGATTTCGCCGACGATTTGCGACGCGTGCTTTCTGGTGAACCCACGATGGCGCGTCCGCCCACGGTCTTGGATCGGATCGGCCGACTGGCATCGCGGTACCGCACGACGGTTCTCAGTGTTGCTGCTGTCGGTTTGCTGGGATTGGTCGGATTGGCGACCAGCACTGCCATGATCGCCAATCAAATGCGAGTGTCCGAAGCGAACGCGAATCGAGCGTTTCGCAACGAGCAACTCTGGCGTGACGCGGTCGATCGCTTGGGGTCTCAGATGGCTGAATTGCTGGAGGGCATCCCGGCTGCGGGACCGGTGCGCAGCACGTTGCTCAAGGAAACACTCGGCTACTACCAAACCTTTGCCGCCATCGCAGACAACGATCCGAGCTCCAAGCAAGACATCGCCATCACGTTTGGAAAAATCGGCGGCTTACAAAGTGAACTCGGAGAGACCGCTGACGCCATTGATTCGTTACGTCGCAGCGAAACATTGTACGCCGAGCTCGCCGAGAGCGACGACTCGATTCGCCCTGACTGGGCGACCAGTCAAAACAATCTCGCGCAAGCCTTGGCGAAATCCGGCCAACTGGCAGAAGCCGCTCGATTCTTTGCACGCGCGATTGGTTCACAACGAGAATGGCTTGCTGCGGAGAATTTGGCCGACACCGAGCGACACCAGGCAAGGCTGGCGTTGGCGACGACGCTGAACAATCTGGGATTGCTGCTCGCCGATTCGATGGCGATCGATGAAGCAGAGAAGACTTACCTCGAAGCGGTTTCGTTGCTGGAGACCGACCCACGCCGGGCCGCAGATGCTGAAACTCAACAGCAACTCGCCACCGTGTTTTCGAACCTCAGCGGGTTGCTGGCCAAGCAGGCTCCCGAGCGTGCGATCGACTATGCGGGACGGGCGCTCTCTCAACAGACCGATGCATTGGAATCGGATCCGGGCAATGCAAAGTTGGCGACACAGGTCGTGGTGACCTTGAACACGCTGGGGGCATCGCAATCGTCTGCTGGACAGCTCGACGAGGCGATCGACACGTTTGGGCGTGGCATCGAGATCGCAAGACAATTGCTCGTCCGCTGGCCGGATCAGCCCACCTATCAACGTGACCTTGTCATCGGGCTCAATCACTTGGGGCTTGCCTATTCTCAAATGGGAGAACTTCAGCGAGCCGCCCAGACGTTTCAAGAGGCACTTGATCAAGGTCGTCCGCTTGCCTTGGAGTTCGGTTCGGACGCGGAGATACAATCCATGCTCGGCGGCGTGCTGAACAACTTGGGATTCCTACAACAACAGCTTGGCCAAAACGAGGCCGCTTCGGTAACCTATCAGGACGCGATCAAGGCGCAGTCGCTTGCGGTTCGATTGGCACCGGAAGTCAAACGGTACCGTCAGTTTCTGCGTAAACATCGGGAAAACTACCGGGCCGTGACCAATGGAAGGGGCGATTCATGA
- a CDS encoding prenyltransferase/squalene oxidase repeat-containing protein has product MSRRWIFRPTRRFFVLGCLLVLSPGLSVAEKNGDPTGASPELTETQIQCRQLVDKGLEYLAKEGQSDAGTFSDKVGPGVTALALTAAMKNGRDVNDPMVAKGLDALEGFIKPDGGIYGSGRLKNYETCVAMVCFAQANQSGKYTETLQRAKEFVTGVQLDGANRDPSDPWYGGVGYGGPGRPDLSNTGYFIEALRAAKSEPSDPAIKKALAFVSRCQNLDSEHNDTEFASKVNDGGFYYEIPTTKIDPSTSEERFTADGGLRSYGSMSYTGLKSMIFAGLTSDDPRVKAAVQWVTDHYDVKNNPGMGSAGLYYYYHTFAAGLSAADIESLKTTDGTTHDWKADLVDELASRQNEDGSWSNDNSRWFESDKNLATAFSLMALSYCR; this is encoded by the coding sequence ATGTCTCGACGATGGATTTTCCGCCCCACTCGACGCTTTTTTGTCCTCGGATGCCTGCTAGTCCTGTCACCAGGGCTCAGCGTGGCAGAGAAAAATGGCGATCCAACCGGGGCGTCTCCTGAACTCACCGAAACTCAGATTCAATGCCGCCAATTGGTGGACAAAGGACTTGAGTACCTCGCCAAAGAGGGACAATCCGATGCCGGCACGTTTTCGGACAAGGTCGGACCGGGCGTGACGGCGCTGGCACTGACCGCCGCCATGAAGAACGGTCGTGATGTGAACGATCCGATGGTCGCCAAGGGACTGGATGCCCTGGAGGGATTCATCAAACCCGATGGCGGAATCTATGGCAGCGGCCGTCTGAAAAACTACGAAACTTGCGTCGCCATGGTCTGCTTTGCCCAAGCCAATCAGTCGGGCAAGTACACCGAGACCTTGCAACGAGCCAAAGAATTTGTCACCGGAGTCCAACTCGATGGTGCGAATCGCGATCCGTCGGACCCTTGGTATGGCGGCGTCGGCTATGGCGGACCGGGACGTCCCGACCTGTCCAATACAGGCTATTTCATCGAAGCTCTTCGCGCCGCAAAGTCCGAACCCAGTGACCCGGCGATCAAGAAAGCACTGGCGTTTGTTTCCCGATGCCAAAACCTTGACTCAGAGCATAACGACACCGAGTTTGCCTCCAAAGTCAACGACGGTGGATTCTATTACGAAATCCCCACGACCAAAATCGACCCGAGCACTTCAGAGGAACGCTTCACCGCCGACGGTGGACTTCGCAGCTACGGCTCGATGTCCTACACGGGACTCAAAAGCATGATCTTTGCCGGCCTGACCTCCGACGATCCCCGAGTGAAAGCCGCAGTGCAGTGGGTCACCGATCACTACGACGTCAAGAATAACCCAGGAATGGGTTCCGCCGGACTGTACTACTACTATCACACCTTCGCAGCAGGGCTCAGCGCCGCAGACATCGAGTCACTCAAGACGACTGATGGAACCACGCATGACTGGAAAGCAGACTTGGTCGACGAACTTGCAAGCCGTCAGAACGAAGACGGGTCCTGGAGCAATGACAACTCACGCTGGTTTGAGAGCGACAAGAACCTCGCCACGGCGTTCTCTCTGATGGCCTTGTCATACTGTCGCTAA
- a CDS encoding sigma-70 family RNA polymerase sigma factor: protein MLSTDSSHSRNSDHRTGDGEFSQLLSLARAGDRDALGRLLQWYGNYLTVLASTQLDRRLRRRLNPSDIVQEAMMAAHRDFGDFRGQSQGELLCWLRSILIHTLHRSFAKHIKVEKRDVRREISLDHVTNRLEESASNFAAILPAVGPSPSAPMQARERCVELANQLSQLKPSYREVITLRVLQGLSFEEIATRMDRNCGAVRMLWLRALEAFRTIGDLKSGDESAGEQV from the coding sequence GTGTTGAGTACCGATTCGTCGCATTCCCGAAACTCGGATCACCGCACGGGTGATGGTGAGTTTTCGCAATTGCTGTCGCTTGCTCGGGCAGGCGATCGCGACGCGTTGGGGCGGCTGTTGCAGTGGTACGGAAACTATTTGACGGTGCTGGCCAGCACGCAGTTGGACCGTCGACTGCGTCGTCGGCTGAACCCCTCCGATATCGTTCAGGAAGCCATGATGGCGGCACACCGGGATTTTGGTGATTTTCGCGGTCAGAGTCAGGGTGAGTTGCTGTGTTGGCTCCGCAGCATTTTGATCCACACGCTGCACCGTAGCTTTGCCAAGCACATCAAGGTGGAAAAACGCGACGTGCGTCGTGAGATCTCGTTGGATCATGTCACCAACCGATTGGAGGAGTCGGCGTCGAATTTCGCGGCGATTCTGCCCGCTGTCGGTCCATCCCCTAGCGCGCCGATGCAGGCGCGTGAACGCTGCGTGGAACTGGCCAATCAGCTCAGTCAGCTCAAGCCGTCTTACCGCGAAGTCATCACGTTGCGAGTCCTGCAAGGTCTTTCGTTCGAGGAGATTGCAACGCGGATGGATCGCAATTGTGGTGCGGTGAGGATGCTGTGGCTTCGCGCGTTGGAGGCTTTCCGCACGATTGGTGATCTGAAATCCGGTGACGAGTCTGCTGGGGAGCAGGTTTGA
- a CDS encoding matrixin family metalloprotease — protein MFRSVKQRDRRIKRRRLAAQPLETRRVLAASLGWDGPGLGSVELTYYVANSPSSLSQAETNAAIQTALDAWSSAADITFTPTNQPGLRDSIDISFTNIDGVGRTLAQAYFPDDVNPARIAGDIQFDISEAWEVGNALGNRAFDLVYVAVHEIGHSLGLDHNSFSDSVLAPFVSPSQSFDTLDASDAAAIQTLYAAAESSTVTDSTVDDPVGDDTVVDETPTDDTPTDQTGTSDMDPGDTDDNPFPRNRWRRGGRWHRFGGRLDVEIVFQNYVNPTDVNGDNVTTAMDALMIINQIAKSLSDSLNSDSLNSDSLNSDSLGDVEVIGLCDSTGDGKITALDALTVINAMGNSNTASAAADETTTTDTTDTNDETDETDDTNETDDADEMIDDGGVTDDTEGDEDCHDGDHSGDYSGDHSGEHSGEQFVGLFGQFLGRRGPHRAPLLGLFGADAEAIITRFDADADGAISEDEVSMRLWEKLTTREADADGDALVSLDELQSAITAAQQEAFNSLDADDDGLLVETEVSTRRWNKISAADTDADGGVSLEELSALAATQPVQSPEIGGHPHRHAELADAVFNAIGRGLVGRFLRGRH, from the coding sequence ATGTTTCGATCCGTGAAACAGCGTGATAGAAGAATCAAACGTCGTCGGCTGGCAGCCCAACCCTTGGAAACCCGTCGTGTGCTGGCCGCCAGTTTGGGGTGGGATGGCCCCGGCCTGGGCAGCGTCGAGCTGACGTATTATGTCGCCAACTCGCCCAGTTCACTCTCACAAGCGGAGACCAACGCAGCGATCCAGACGGCGTTGGATGCGTGGTCCAGTGCGGCCGACATCACGTTTACTCCGACAAACCAGCCGGGGCTGCGGGATTCGATCGACATCTCATTCACGAACATCGACGGTGTCGGTCGGACGCTCGCGCAGGCCTATTTCCCTGACGATGTGAACCCGGCCAGGATCGCTGGTGACATTCAGTTTGACATTTCGGAGGCTTGGGAAGTCGGCAATGCATTGGGCAACCGCGCATTCGATCTCGTCTATGTCGCCGTTCATGAAATCGGGCACTCGCTCGGTTTGGATCACAACTCGTTCAGCGATAGCGTGTTGGCGCCGTTCGTGTCGCCCAGTCAATCCTTTGACACACTAGATGCGAGCGATGCAGCAGCGATCCAAACGCTGTACGCGGCCGCCGAAAGTTCCACCGTCACGGACAGTACGGTGGACGACCCGGTTGGCGACGACACCGTCGTGGACGAAACGCCGACGGATGATACACCGACGGACCAAACCGGTACGTCGGATATGGATCCGGGTGACACAGATGACAATCCGTTCCCACGCAACCGTTGGCGTCGGGGCGGTCGTTGGCATCGTTTCGGCGGTCGGCTGGACGTGGAAATCGTTTTTCAGAACTACGTCAACCCCACGGATGTCAACGGCGACAACGTCACGACTGCGATGGATGCGTTGATGATCATCAACCAGATCGCAAAGTCATTGTCCGATTCACTGAACTCTGATTCACTGAACTCTGATTCACTGAACTCTGATTCACTGGGCGATGTGGAAGTGATCGGGTTGTGCGACAGCACGGGCGACGGCAAGATCACTGCGTTGGACGCACTGACGGTCATCAACGCGATGGGCAATTCCAACACGGCATCAGCAGCGGCTGACGAGACAACCACGACCGATACTACCGACACAAATGACGAAACCGACGAAACTGACGACACCAATGAAACGGACGATGCCGACGAGATGATCGACGACGGCGGTGTGACAGATGACACCGAGGGCGACGAAGATTGTCATGATGGCGATCACAGCGGCGATTACAGCGGCGATCATAGCGGTGAACACTCCGGCGAACAATTTGTCGGGCTCTTTGGCCAGTTTCTTGGTCGACGTGGCCCTCATCGTGCTCCGCTTTTAGGTTTGTTCGGAGCTGACGCCGAAGCGATCATCACTCGATTTGATGCCGACGCCGATGGGGCGATTTCAGAGGATGAAGTTTCGATGCGGTTGTGGGAAAAACTGACCACACGGGAGGCCGACGCGGACGGTGACGCCCTGGTCAGTTTGGACGAGTTGCAGTCGGCGATCACCGCTGCCCAGCAGGAGGCGTTTAACTCATTGGATGCCGATGACGACGGGTTGCTGGTGGAAACCGAAGTGTCGACGCGGCGGTGGAATAAAATTTCCGCTGCCGACACCGATGCCGACGGAGGGGTTTCCCTGGAGGAGCTCAGTGCACTGGCGGCAACGCAACCGGTGCAATCGCCTGAAATCGGTGGGCACCCGCACCGCCATGCAGAGCTGGCGGACGCTGTTTTCAACGCCATCGGCAGGGGACTTGTCGGTCGATTTCTGCGTGGTAGACACTAA
- a CDS encoding peroxidase family protein, with product MMAGDVDSYRHNVFDAEDVNDDGVVSAIDALLVINAMHGDESIDKEMFSDVNGDGRRSALDALMVINRVRRDRMGLDDPDPADEPITLLPMLPSEVRSIDGSGNHIEHPDWGSSGQTLLRAAAAQYGDGIASPGGADRPSPREISNAIAGAAQTAARSERGLSAFLSVWGQFVDHDLGLTESVEDGDAFDIAIPMGDPMFDPGGTGEVVMPFKRSMIQEGTGTSAGNPAQHVNEITAYIDGSQVYGSDIETAHALRSFVGGRLTITAEGLLPMDDAGMVIAGDVRASENLSLTAIHTLFVREHNRLADRIADEDPAATDEQIYQRARAIVIGQIQSITYHEYLPALLGVHSVARYAGYDAQVNPGIVTEFSTAAYRFGHSTLNEDIKFLDNEGRPVRDAVPLKDAFFHSVMLEETGIDSILKYAASTRSLEVDVGVVDGLRNFLFGPPGAGGMDLVAMNIQRGRDHGLSDYNTTRVAFGLDPVESFDAITSDVMLQDELSRLYGDVNDIDLWVGLMAEDHLSDSSVGELTAAIIADQFGRSRDGDRFYFENIFSGDELRFISETTLADVIERNTQLDGLQANVFFMQSEVRGRVTVAMASGLTGKAALDAMSSTVDDRITGVAGFTLELLSVGGAVIDTAVTDQRGNYRFRSFPETGSYQVRLSETGDTQDVVISGGGDRIRGVDFEVMTNF from the coding sequence ATGATGGCCGGGGATGTCGACAGCTATCGGCACAACGTTTTCGATGCCGAAGACGTCAATGATGATGGCGTGGTCTCTGCCATCGACGCTTTGTTGGTGATCAATGCGATGCACGGTGATGAGAGCATCGACAAAGAAATGTTCAGTGATGTCAATGGTGATGGGCGGCGGAGTGCCTTGGATGCCCTGATGGTCATCAACCGCGTTCGACGAGATCGCATGGGTTTGGACGATCCCGATCCGGCGGACGAGCCGATCACGTTGTTACCGATGCTGCCCAGCGAAGTTCGATCGATCGATGGTTCGGGCAATCATATTGAACATCCCGATTGGGGCAGTTCGGGACAAACATTGCTGCGTGCCGCGGCGGCGCAGTACGGCGATGGAATCGCATCGCCGGGCGGGGCCGATCGACCTAGTCCCCGAGAGATCAGCAATGCGATTGCCGGGGCAGCGCAGACGGCGGCTCGCAGTGAACGTGGATTGTCGGCGTTTCTGTCGGTTTGGGGACAATTCGTTGATCATGACTTGGGGCTGACCGAGTCTGTAGAGGATGGCGATGCGTTTGACATTGCGATCCCGATGGGCGATCCCATGTTTGATCCTGGCGGCACAGGCGAAGTCGTCATGCCATTCAAACGGTCAATGATCCAAGAGGGAACGGGCACGTCGGCGGGCAACCCGGCTCAGCACGTCAATGAAATCACTGCGTACATTGACGGGTCACAGGTCTATGGCAGCGATATCGAGACGGCCCATGCGCTGCGTTCCTTCGTTGGCGGTCGATTGACGATCACCGCAGAGGGACTGCTGCCGATGGATGACGCCGGGATGGTGATCGCGGGCGACGTGCGTGCGAGCGAAAATCTTTCGTTGACCGCGATTCACACGCTGTTTGTCCGCGAGCACAACCGGCTCGCCGATCGGATTGCTGACGAAGATCCTGCGGCCACGGACGAGCAGATCTATCAACGCGCCAGAGCGATCGTGATCGGGCAAATCCAATCGATCACCTACCATGAATACTTGCCCGCATTGCTGGGCGTGCACTCCGTTGCCCGGTATGCCGGCTATGACGCCCAAGTCAATCCTGGGATCGTGACGGAGTTTTCGACGGCGGCATATCGCTTTGGTCACAGCACGTTGAACGAAGACATCAAGTTTCTTGACAACGAGGGACGACCGGTACGTGATGCGGTTCCGCTGAAGGATGCGTTCTTTCATTCTGTGATGTTGGAAGAAACCGGGATCGATTCGATTCTGAAATACGCTGCCTCGACACGATCACTGGAAGTGGACGTTGGGGTTGTCGACGGTCTGCGTAATTTTCTGTTTGGTCCGCCCGGAGCTGGTGGAATGGATTTGGTCGCGATGAACATCCAACGTGGTCGTGACCACGGTTTGAGCGACTACAACACGACTCGTGTTGCCTTTGGATTGGACCCAGTCGAATCGTTTGATGCCATCACCAGTGATGTGATGCTCCAAGACGAACTGAGCCGTCTCTACGGGGACGTCAACGACATCGATTTGTGGGTCGGTTTGATGGCGGAAGATCACCTGAGTGACTCGTCGGTGGGCGAGTTGACCGCGGCGATCATTGCAGACCAATTCGGTCGATCGCGTGACGGCGACCGGTTTTACTTTGAAAACATTTTTTCAGGCGATGAACTGAGATTCATTTCCGAGACGACACTTGCTGATGTGATCGAGCGGAACACGCAGTTGGATGGATTGCAGGCAAATGTGTTCTTCATGCAATCCGAAGTCCGCGGGCGGGTCACAGTGGCCATGGCATCCGGCCTGACGGGAAAAGCTGCACTGGATGCGATGAGTTCTACGGTGGACGATCGCATCACAGGAGTGGCCGGTTTTACGTTGGAGTTGCTCAGTGTTGGCGGAGCGGTGATTGACACTGCCGTGACGGACCAACGGGGCAATTATCGCTTTCGATCGTTCCCCGAAACGGGTAGCTATCAAGTCCGTTTGTCGGAGACGGGCGACACGCAAGATGTCGTGATTTCCGGTGGCGGAGACCGGATTCGAGGGGTGGATTTTGAGGTGATGACGAATTTCTGA